A part of Candidatus Moraniibacteriota bacterium genomic DNA contains:
- the mltG gene encoding endolytic transglycosylase MltG: MLRKSLFGLFGVCLLAGVGAGIFVFRAKSVKSEFVGEKLFHINEHENVFSVAKRLEDERLVVWQGYFLWSAWTGGLQGKIHAGDFVIPGKLTSPDVVSIFLANDGKPKEMTLTFPEGWDAKKMAARLSGNGFDGDGFLALVANPLPKWKEKYPTLASLPEGASLEGFLFPDTYTFLLSATPENILAKMLQNFETRFTQDMRDETLRQGKSILDIVTMASIIEREIGTANQSTSDIARERGMVSDLFWRRLADGHALESDATVQYARGGEAKVQHSLDDIAVVSPYNTYVNKGLPPGPISNPGLVSLRAALFPIANDFYFFLNNPKTGQTFFSKTFEEHVKNKAANGL; this comes from the coding sequence ATGTTGCGGAAGTCTCTTTTTGGATTGTTTGGCGTGTGTCTGCTTGCTGGCGTAGGTGCCGGTATTTTTGTCTTTCGCGCGAAATCGGTGAAGAGTGAGTTTGTCGGGGAAAAGCTTTTTCATATAAATGAGCACGAGAATGTGTTTTCGGTCGCGAAGCGGCTTGAGGATGAACGGCTTGTGGTATGGCAAGGGTATTTCTTGTGGAGTGCGTGGACGGGCGGACTTCAGGGGAAGATTCATGCTGGGGACTTTGTGATTCCGGGGAAGCTCACTTCGCCGGATGTGGTCTCGATATTCCTCGCCAATGATGGAAAGCCAAAGGAAATGACGCTCACCTTTCCCGAAGGGTGGGATGCCAAGAAGATGGCAGCACGACTCTCGGGAAATGGGTTTGATGGCGACGGATTCTTGGCACTCGTCGCAAATCCGCTCCCTAAATGGAAAGAGAAATATCCTACTTTGGCGAGTTTGCCGGAAGGAGCTTCGCTTGAGGGTTTCTTGTTTCCTGATACCTATACCTTTCTTCTTTCGGCGACGCCGGAAAATATTCTTGCCAAGATGTTGCAAAATTTCGAGACGCGGTTTACGCAGGATATGAGAGATGAGACATTGCGACAAGGAAAGAGCATTTTGGATATTGTGACGATGGCGAGTATCATCGAGCGGGAAATTGGGACAGCAAATCAGTCTACATCGGATATCGCGCGTGAACGGGGAATGGTAAGCGATCTTTTTTGGCGGCGGCTTGCTGATGGGCATGCGCTCGAGAGTGATGCAACGGTGCAATACGCAAGAGGTGGCGAGGCAAAGGTGCAGCACTCACTCGATGATATTGCGGTCGTTTCGCCCTACAATACCTATGTGAATAAAGGGCTTCCGCCCGGACCGATATCGAATCCGGGACTTGTTTCGCTTCGAGCAGCTCTCTTCCCGATAGCAAATGACTTCTATTTTTTCCTCAATAACCCAAAGACCGGACAAACCTTCTTCTCCAAAACCTTCGAAGAACACGTGAAGAATAAAGCAGCAAATGGGCTGTAG
- a CDS encoding YjbQ family protein — MRIHKQVVPFESRTQVDFVDITDRVRDIVRESGIRQGQVTIFAAHTTMSIVINHNEPLLLQDFMRILYKVAPIDDHYSHDLFELRKERPSDGRSNGHSHCKALLVGSSETVLVERGDLILSPLQSIFALEFDGARKRDVIVQVLGI, encoded by the coding sequence ATGAGAATACACAAACAAGTCGTCCCCTTTGAAAGTCGGACGCAGGTTGATTTTGTCGATATTACGGATCGTGTTCGCGATATTGTGCGCGAGTCTGGTATTCGACAAGGGCAGGTGACTATTTTTGCAGCGCATACGACGATGAGTATCGTCATCAATCATAATGAACCGCTTCTTTTGCAGGATTTCATGCGAATTCTCTACAAAGTGGCGCCGATTGATGATCATTACTCCCATGATCTTTTCGAACTCCGTAAAGAGCGTCCTTCGGATGGACGGAGCAATGGGCACTCTCATTGCAAAGCATTGCTCGTCGGATCGAGTGAGACTGTCCTGGTGGAGCGTGGCGATCTCATTCTCTCGCCACTTCAGAGTATCTTTGCACTCGAATTCGATGGTGCACGGAAACGCGATGTAATTGTGCAGGTGTTGGGAATTTGA